In Triticum aestivum cultivar Chinese Spring chromosome 5B, IWGSC CS RefSeq v2.1, whole genome shotgun sequence, the following proteins share a genomic window:
- the LOC123117770 gene encoding uncharacterized protein, whose protein sequence is MALRQALGWSDGEVMRPESKTCSRLMRHTAGIFSVGGALASWVLCRLHYGPRITVPRSLRWASCGAICTSLASASLVRLLSPECEPQNIAAYDRPEHKPA, encoded by the exons ATGGCGTTACGACAGGCACTGGGATGGTCTGACGGGGAGGTGATGCGGCCAGAGTCGAAGACCTGCTCCCGCCTGATGCGTCACACCGCGGGCATCTTCTCCGTCGGTGGCGCCCTCGCTTCCTGGGTTCTCTGTCGCCTTCACTATG GTCCGAGGATAACGGTCCCGAGGAGCCTGAGGTGGGCATCCTGTGGAGCGATCTGCACGAGCTTGGCGTCGGCCTCGCTGGTGCGGCTCTTGAGCCCGGAGTGCGAGCCGCAGAACATAGCGGCTTACGACAGGCCCGAACACAAGCCTGCATAG
- the LOC123117771 gene encoding phosphatidylinositol transfer protein 3 — MDFGTDERQHSHGDGGDAAEWKKVVELRAVAEAQDPAAKEEDDFVLRRFLRARDYNIGKASMMLLQYLAWKRVAKPHGSISDEEVRGEIAKKRVDMQGFDCLGRPMAYIYGARHFPARRDLDGFKRYVAYVLDKICTRLPVGQEKFAAVIDLKGWGYANCDIRGYVAALDIMQSYYPERLGRVFLIHVPYMFMAAWKMVYPFIDEKTKKKFVFVADRDLDATLRDAIDESQLPEEYGSKLKL; from the exons ATGGACTTCGGTACTGATGAGCGCCAAcacagccatggcgacggcggcgacgcgGCGGAGTGGAAGAAGGTGGTGGAGCTGAGGGCCGTCGCCGAGGCCCAGGACCCCGCGGCCAAG GAGGAGGACGATTTCGTGCTGCGCCGGTTCCTGCGTGCACGGGATTACAACATTGGTAAGGCGTCGATGATGCTCCTCCAGTACCTCGCCTGGAAGCGCGTCGCCAAGCCCCATGGCTCCATCTCTGACGAGGAGGTGCGCGGCGAGATCGCAAAGAAGAGGGTCGACATGCAGGGCTTTGATTGTCTTGGTCGCCCCATGGCGTATATCTATGGCGCACGCCACTTTCCCGCCCGGCGAGACCTCGACGGATTCAAGCGCTATGTAGCCTATGTCCTCGACAAAATCTGCACGAG GTTGCCGGTGGGGCAGGAGAAGTTTGCGGCGGTGATAGACTTGAAAGGGTGGGGGTATGCAAACTGCGACATCCGAGGCTATGTGGCAGCGCTAGACATCATGCAGAGCTATTACCCAGAGCGATTGGGGCGTGTGTTCCTGATCCACGTGCCCTACATGTTCATGGCCGCATGGAAGATGGTCTACCCCTTCATCGATGAAAAGACAAAGAAGAAGTTTGTGTTCGTCGCCGATAGGGACCTCGATGCCACTCTTCGGGATGCCATCGATGAGTCCCAACTCCCCGAGGAATACGGCAGCAAGCTCAAGCTATAG